Proteins encoded by one window of Azospirillum thiophilum:
- a CDS encoding hemerythrin domain-containing protein: MPRYSDEGGTTGWLSARGLAMMAGGAVVAVVASRLLPPVVAQLAGSARASTGRDGFDALIHDHRHIQALLAEMVQTSIDAPIRRTQLLLRLKRRLAAHAMAEEDVVYPMLHEQARKEEDARHLYGEHAEMKMHLFTLERTPKDDPRWLAVALDLKRIVDGHIRQEEEIDFPALRNCLDERETATLSGSVAREKALIL; encoded by the coding sequence ATGCCACGCTATTCGGATGAAGGCGGGACCACCGGCTGGCTGTCCGCGCGCGGGCTGGCGATGATGGCCGGCGGAGCGGTGGTGGCCGTGGTGGCGAGCCGCCTGCTGCCGCCGGTGGTGGCGCAGTTGGCCGGTTCGGCCCGCGCGTCGACCGGCCGCGACGGCTTCGACGCGCTGATCCATGACCACCGCCACATCCAGGCCCTGCTGGCGGAGATGGTCCAGACCTCCATCGACGCGCCGATCCGGCGGACGCAGCTGCTGCTGCGCCTGAAACGCCGGCTCGCCGCCCACGCCATGGCCGAGGAGGATGTCGTCTATCCGATGCTTCACGAGCAGGCACGGAAGGAGGAGGATGCCAGGCATCTCTATGGCGAGCATGCCGAGATGAAGATGCATCTCTTCACGCTGGAACGGACGCCGAAGGACGATCCGCGCTGGCTCGCCGTCGCGCTGGACCTGAAGCGGATCGTCGACGGCCACATCCGGCAGGAGGAGGAGATCGACTTCCCCGCCCTGCGTAACTGCCTGGACGAGCGCGAGACTGCGACCCTGTCCGGCAGCGTCGCCCGCGAAAAGGCGCTGATCCTCTGA
- a CDS encoding zinc-dependent alcohol dehydrogenase, with translation MRALVWHGANDIRCDTVPDPEIEHPRDAIVRVSTCAICGSDLHLHDNVMPGMEKGDIVGHEFMGEVMEVGAEAKSALKVGERVVVPFTIFCGECDQCRRGNYSVCERSNRNKALADKLFGHTTAGLFGYTHLTGGYAGGQAEYVRVPFADRTHIKIPEGLTDEQVLFLGDIFPTGWQAAAQCDIQPTDTVAIWGCGPVGQMTIRSAVLLGAKQVIAIDRVPERLAMAKAGGAITIDFEEESVVERLNELTGGKGPEKCIDAVGMEAHATATIDSMMDRAKQALMLESDRAHVLREMMYVCRPAGTLSIPGVYGGLVDKIPFGMAMNKGLTFRMGQTHVKRWTDDLLNRIQEGQIDPSFVITHTVPLDQGPEMYKTFRDKRDGCIKVVLKP, from the coding sequence ATGAGAGCATTGGTCTGGCACGGTGCCAACGACATCCGCTGCGACACGGTTCCGGATCCGGAGATCGAGCATCCACGCGACGCCATCGTCAGGGTGTCGACCTGCGCCATCTGCGGCTCGGACCTCCACCTGCACGACAATGTCATGCCGGGCATGGAGAAGGGCGACATCGTCGGCCATGAATTCATGGGCGAGGTGATGGAGGTCGGCGCCGAGGCCAAAAGTGCGCTGAAGGTCGGCGAACGGGTGGTGGTGCCCTTCACCATCTTCTGCGGCGAATGCGACCAGTGCAGGCGGGGCAACTATTCGGTCTGCGAACGCTCCAACCGCAACAAGGCGTTGGCCGACAAGCTGTTCGGCCACACCACCGCCGGGCTGTTCGGCTACACCCACCTGACCGGCGGCTATGCCGGCGGCCAGGCCGAATATGTGCGGGTGCCCTTCGCCGACCGCACCCACATCAAGATCCCCGAAGGGCTGACCGACGAACAGGTGCTGTTCCTGGGCGACATCTTCCCCACCGGCTGGCAGGCGGCGGCACAGTGCGACATCCAGCCGACCGACACCGTGGCGATCTGGGGCTGCGGCCCGGTCGGGCAGATGACGATCCGCAGCGCCGTGCTCCTGGGCGCCAAGCAGGTCATCGCCATCGACCGCGTGCCGGAACGCCTGGCCATGGCCAAGGCCGGCGGCGCCATCACCATCGATTTCGAAGAGGAAAGCGTCGTCGAGCGTCTGAACGAGCTGACCGGCGGCAAGGGCCCCGAGAAATGCATCGACGCGGTGGGCATGGAGGCGCACGCCACCGCCACCATCGACAGCATGATGGACCGTGCCAAGCAGGCACTGATGCTGGAATCCGACCGGGCGCATGTGCTGCGCGAGATGATGTATGTCTGCCGCCCGGCCGGCACGCTGTCGATCCCCGGCGTCTATGGCGGGTTGGTCGACAAGATCCCCTTCGGCATGGCGATGAACAAAGGCCTGACCTTCCGCATGGGCCAGACCCATGTGAAGCGCTGGACCGACGACTTGCTGAACCGCATCCAGGAGGGACAGATCGACCCGTCCTTCGTCATCACCCACACCGTACCGCTCGACCAGGGCCCCGAGATGTACAAGACCTTCCGCGACAAGCGGGACGGCTGCATCAAGGTGGTCCTCAAGCCCTGA
- a CDS encoding glycosyltransferase family 87 protein: MKSKPFVHAADGVAERGAKAAAGASPGRAGDLERAHRFAAWALASAFLFVLCADTLLGVVFRPYLDGGSGDTTVWDVLVLIFAGSPGRLPLDSWEPMMTAFTWLHEHGQGRGQGNVYDAVFFTQHVKFQYPLTSLLVMEAMSAVGLLHLRVYALINLLMVVATAAGMALLMRELAERMGFDRTARNGVGRLTLAALGAVATLCFYPIVKAFAVGQIQVWLNMAFVFAALFFLRDRRALAGALLGASTLIKPQMSLFLVWALVRKEWRFALGWAAVVGPGFAAACALYGLRPSLHYLDVLSFLGQHGESYYSNQTVNGLLHRLLQNGPNLLSTTNGDTEWRGSAFAPYHPLVHAATLLSGILFVLFGLFWRIGGGMRDRMASFLVAGLCFTVGSPISWVPHYGVLLPAFAFLLFVLIDRARMGLPNGLRDLLVLGVAFAIMSNDFFQPLSDLAGTPLNILQSYLFFTALVVLLLLVTTAVRPSAPAV; the protein is encoded by the coding sequence ATGAAATCGAAGCCATTCGTGCACGCCGCGGACGGGGTTGCGGAAAGGGGCGCAAAGGCCGCGGCCGGCGCGTCGCCGGGACGTGCCGGCGACCTGGAACGCGCCCACCGTTTCGCTGCCTGGGCGCTTGCCTCCGCCTTCCTGTTCGTCCTGTGCGCCGACACGCTGCTCGGCGTCGTGTTCCGGCCCTATCTGGACGGCGGCAGCGGCGATACCACGGTGTGGGACGTCCTGGTCCTGATCTTCGCGGGATCGCCGGGGCGGTTGCCGCTCGATTCCTGGGAACCCATGATGACCGCCTTCACTTGGCTGCACGAGCACGGGCAGGGGCGAGGGCAGGGAAACGTCTACGATGCGGTCTTCTTCACCCAGCATGTGAAGTTCCAGTACCCGCTGACCTCCCTTCTGGTGATGGAGGCGATGTCCGCGGTCGGCCTGCTGCATCTGCGCGTCTATGCCCTGATCAACCTGCTGATGGTCGTCGCGACGGCGGCCGGCATGGCGCTGCTGATGCGCGAGCTGGCCGAACGCATGGGGTTCGACCGGACGGCCCGCAACGGCGTCGGCCGGCTGACCCTGGCCGCCCTGGGCGCGGTCGCCACCCTGTGCTTCTACCCGATCGTGAAGGCTTTCGCGGTCGGCCAGATCCAGGTGTGGCTGAACATGGCCTTCGTCTTCGCCGCCCTGTTCTTCCTGCGCGACCGGCGCGCGCTAGCCGGCGCCCTGCTCGGCGCATCGACGCTGATCAAGCCGCAGATGTCGCTCTTCCTGGTCTGGGCGCTGGTTCGGAAGGAATGGCGCTTCGCGCTCGGCTGGGCAGCGGTGGTCGGACCCGGCTTCGCGGCGGCCTGCGCCCTCTACGGGCTCCGCCCGTCGCTGCATTATCTCGACGTGCTCTCCTTCCTCGGCCAGCATGGCGAAAGCTATTATTCGAACCAGACCGTCAACGGGCTGCTGCACCGCCTGCTCCAGAACGGACCCAACCTGCTGTCGACCACCAACGGCGATACCGAATGGCGGGGCAGCGCCTTCGCCCCCTACCACCCGCTCGTCCATGCCGCGACCCTGCTGTCCGGCATCCTGTTCGTCCTGTTCGGGCTGTTCTGGCGGATCGGCGGCGGCATGCGCGACCGGATGGCCTCCTTCCTGGTGGCGGGGCTGTGCTTCACCGTCGGTTCCCCCATCTCGTGGGTACCGCATTACGGCGTGCTGCTGCCGGCCTTCGCCTTCCTGCTGTTCGTCCTGATCGACCGCGCCAGGATGGGCCTGCCCAACGGCCTGCGCGACCTGCTGGTGCTTGGCGTCGCCTTCGCGATCATGAGCAACGACTTCTTCCAACCGCTGAGCGACCTCGCCGGCACGCCGCTCAACATCCTGCAATCCTACCTGTTCTTCACCGCCCTGGTGGTGCTCCTGCTTCTGGTGACGACCGCCGTTCGGCCTTCCGCCCCCGCCGTATGA